A genomic segment from Mycoplasma sp. 1018B encodes:
- a CDS encoding PolC-type DNA polymerase III has protein sequence MNSINNIKELSQTLNISFPSSFNNALITSVNLDEESNKIYIDIALNQLTNYEEIQSLKQQIIKKYENNVFLNFSFSDEQYQKEYIYNFLQSTIKKSKYAMFTNINDFIHFNNDNLYLITIKTNNIDNENQKNKIKELLNKLIRWGYDKLTYEFKYINLDNSCKDTTNFLYSEKEILKYKEAKNIKKNENDFSFFTNNKVKIDTLQYKNNTRYKNMKLSEIKQLDNNDHFIESEALIFQQDYKFLPNSENNKHLYIFWVTDFNDGLQLQLFTKESLSQEEKNILKDNNWINFKGKLISKFQNDKYSQILYLSDFKIAENAKLNNIDDYAGKKRIELHVSSKMNTMDGLLNPEEILEIAKNNNMVAVGLMDANGCQAYPKFFEQAKKIGIKPIYGTALSFLTNDFNIVNGDKNDNRNLRDLNYVSFDIETTSLMPRYGNIIEFGSMDIENLRLKNSQQFFIKTNKLLSDFTTKLTGITNEDLLNGLPVIQALEKIYDILNNKIVVAHNAKFDFNFLKQKFLEYNKPFPKFTIIDTLKVSRILFEDTRKHSLKALANHVGIDYNDEEAHRGDYDAKVLAEVWTNLITLLEKKNIITLQDLANYKNDSLIQREFTYEISTIAKNNFGLKEQFELLSKTLTNEYSSSPRIFLEEIKKTKNLLLGSSTLKSRLIEDYFFSSDEVFEQTLDIYDYIEIPAPQVFDHWIAYDYLTKEELYKGLKDIIFKAKKRNKIVIATADVKYYTLHDKQAYEIIVYSKGINNVRHYLYDYAKAKENKLIIPTQNFLTTKEMLDQFSFLDDKNLINEIVIENTHLISEMCEDIEVIKKDLFKPNFDNSELKLQELVYKNAYEKYGNPLPTHILERIQAELTPITTHGFSVIYWISHVLIKNSLDRGYIVGSRGSVGSSLTAYLANVSEVNPLPPHYLCKKCKYFELNSNLEITSGFDLDAKNCPNCNVLLDTDGQNIPFETFLGFDADKVPDIDLNFSGEIQPLIHNEIRKLFGESNTFKAGTVQTVADKTAYGYVKNYLEETKQEFSEVLINYLANKIKDLKRNTSQHPGGIIIVPKEYSVYDFTPINYPANDVGAEWKTTHFDYKAIHDNLLKLDILGHDNPTMIKFLEKTTNIKTSQIPKKDSKIISLFSSPEAMGIKSENINGEKTGALGIPEFGTSFVRRMLASSKPKTFADLISLSGLSHGESVWTNNAEDLVVKNGFKLSEVISCRDDILVNLMKIGVDRTNAFKIMEKVRKGKGLSLEEEEFLKKHNVPIWQIDSMKKIKYMFPKAHAAAYVLMAWWIAFYKLNYPLEFYASYLSIRPDNYELESMIDDKYGNKVLLKLKDLKKQESQKIISSTQKQLIPVFEIIQEMYARGFNIVNISLEKSLANDWIIDNKNKCLIPPFIAVTQLGQAAAESIVQARRESNFISIEDFKKRTKINSTLLKRLKDLGVFKNLDETNQMTLF, from the coding sequence ATGAATTCAATAAATAATATTAAAGAGTTATCTCAAACTTTAAATATTTCTTTTCCTTCTTCTTTTAATAATGCATTAATAACTTCAGTAAATTTAGATGAAGAATCTAATAAAATATATATTGATATAGCGTTAAATCAATTAACAAACTATGAAGAAATCCAATCTTTAAAACAACAAATTATTAAGAAGTATGAGAATAATGTATTTTTAAATTTTAGTTTCTCAGATGAGCAATATCAAAAAGAATATATTTATAATTTTTTGCAAAGCACAATTAAGAAAAGTAAATATGCAATGTTTACTAACATTAATGATTTCATACATTTTAACAATGATAATTTATATCTAATAACAATAAAAACTAATAATATTGATAATGAAAATCAAAAAAACAAAATTAAAGAATTGTTAAATAAACTTATAAGATGAGGTTATGATAAATTAACATATGAATTTAAATATATAAATTTAGACAATTCATGTAAAGACACAACAAATTTTTTGTATAGTGAAAAAGAAATTCTTAAATATAAAGAAGCAAAAAATATTAAAAAAAATGAAAATGATTTTTCTTTTTTTACTAATAATAAAGTTAAAATTGATACATTACAATATAAAAATAATACTAGGTATAAAAATATGAAATTATCTGAAATTAAACAATTGGATAATAATGATCATTTTATAGAATCTGAAGCTTTAATATTTCAACAAGATTATAAATTTTTACCCAATTCAGAAAATAATAAACATTTATATATTTTTTGAGTTACTGATTTTAATGATGGATTACAGTTGCAATTATTTACTAAAGAATCTTTAAGTCAAGAAGAAAAAAATATTTTAAAAGATAATAATTGAATTAATTTTAAAGGTAAGTTAATTTCTAAATTTCAAAACGATAAATATTCTCAAATATTATATTTATCAGATTTTAAAATAGCAGAAAATGCTAAATTAAATAATATAGATGATTATGCTGGTAAAAAAAGAATTGAATTACATGTAAGTAGTAAAATGAATACTATGGATGGATTATTAAATCCAGAAGAAATTTTAGAGATTGCAAAAAATAACAATATGGTTGCAGTAGGGTTAATGGATGCAAATGGTTGCCAAGCCTATCCTAAATTTTTCGAACAAGCTAAAAAAATAGGTATTAAACCTATTTATGGTACAGCATTAAGTTTTTTAACTAATGATTTTAATATTGTCAATGGTGACAAGAATGATAATAGAAATTTGAGAGATTTAAATTATGTATCCTTTGATATAGAAACGACCTCTTTAATGCCACGATATGGCAATATAATTGAATTTGGTTCTATGGATATAGAAAATTTAAGATTAAAAAATAGTCAACAATTTTTTATTAAAACTAATAAATTACTAAGTGATTTTACAACTAAATTAACAGGCATAACTAATGAGGATTTACTAAATGGCTTACCAGTAATTCAAGCATTAGAAAAAATTTATGATATTTTAAATAATAAAATTGTTGTAGCTCATAATGCTAAATTTGATTTTAATTTTTTAAAACAAAAATTTTTAGAATACAACAAACCTTTTCCAAAATTTACTATTATTGATACATTGAAAGTTTCAAGAATATTATTTGAAGATACCAGAAAACACTCATTAAAAGCTTTAGCTAATCATGTAGGTATAGATTACAATGACGAAGAAGCGCATAGAGGTGATTATGATGCTAAAGTTTTAGCTGAAGTTTGAACAAATTTAATTACGCTTTTAGAAAAGAAAAATATTATTACTCTTCAAGATTTAGCTAATTATAAAAATGATTCGTTGATTCAAAGAGAATTTACTTATGAAATTAGCACAATAGCAAAAAATAATTTTGGATTAAAAGAACAATTTGAATTATTAAGCAAAACATTAACTAATGAATATTCAAGTTCACCTAGAATATTTTTAGAAGAAATTAAGAAAACAAAAAATTTATTATTAGGTTCTTCTACTTTAAAAAGTAGATTAATTGAAGATTATTTTTTTAGCAGTGATGAAGTTTTTGAACAAACTTTAGATATATATGATTATATAGAAATTCCCGCTCCACAAGTTTTTGATCATTGAATTGCTTATGATTATTTAACTAAAGAAGAACTTTACAAAGGGTTAAAAGATATTATTTTCAAAGCTAAAAAAAGAAATAAAATTGTAATAGCAACTGCAGATGTCAAATATTATACATTGCACGATAAACAGGCATATGAAATAATTGTTTATTCCAAAGGTATAAATAACGTCAGACATTATTTATATGATTATGCTAAAGCAAAAGAAAATAAATTAATTATTCCCACGCAAAATTTTTTAACCACTAAAGAAATGTTAGATCAATTTAGTTTTCTTGATGATAAAAATTTAATAAATGAAATAGTTATTGAAAATACTCATTTAATTTCAGAAATGTGTGAAGATATTGAAGTAATTAAAAAGGATTTGTTTAAACCAAATTTCGATAATTCAGAATTAAAACTACAAGAATTAGTTTATAAGAATGCATATGAAAAATATGGCAATCCTTTACCAACACATATTTTAGAACGAATACAAGCAGAATTAACACCAATTACTACTCATGGATTTTCAGTCATTTATTGAATAAGTCATGTATTAATAAAAAATTCTTTAGACAGAGGTTATATAGTTGGTAGTAGAGGATCCGTAGGTTCTTCATTAACTGCTTATTTAGCTAATGTTAGTGAAGTTAATCCACTGCCACCTCATTATTTATGTAAAAAATGTAAATATTTTGAATTAAATTCAAATCTTGAAATAACGTCAGGTTTTGATTTAGATGCAAAAAATTGTCCTAATTGCAATGTCTTATTAGATACAGATGGACAAAATATTCCTTTTGAAACTTTTTTAGGTTTTGATGCGGACAAAGTACCTGATATAGATTTAAATTTTTCAGGAGAAATACAACCTTTAATTCATAACGAGATTAGAAAATTATTTGGCGAAAGTAATACTTTTAAAGCTGGGACAGTGCAAACGGTTGCGGATAAAACTGCTTATGGTTATGTTAAAAATTATTTAGAAGAAACTAAACAAGAATTTAGTGAAGTTTTAATTAATTATTTAGCAAATAAAATAAAAGATTTAAAACGTAATACTTCACAACATCCTGGCGGTATTATTATTGTTCCCAAAGAATACAGCGTATATGATTTTACTCCAATTAATTATCCAGCTAATGATGTTGGAGCAGAATGAAAAACAACTCATTTTGATTATAAAGCTATTCATGATAATTTATTAAAATTGGATATATTAGGACATGATAATCCTACAATGATTAAATTTTTAGAAAAAACAACTAACATAAAAACATCACAAATACCTAAAAAAGATTCGAAAATAATTTCATTATTTAGTTCTCCTGAAGCTATGGGAATTAAATCAGAAAATATTAACGGAGAAAAAACTGGAGCACTAGGTATACCAGAATTTGGTACATCTTTTGTTAGAAGAATGTTAGCTTCTTCTAAGCCTAAAACTTTTGCTGATTTAATTTCGCTTTCTGGTTTATCTCATGGCGAAAGTGTATGAACTAATAATGCGGAAGATTTAGTTGTAAAAAACGGCTTTAAATTAAGTGAGGTTATATCTTGTCGTGATGATATTTTAGTTAATTTAATGAAAATTGGAGTGGATCGTACTAATGCTTTTAAAATAATGGAAAAAGTGAGAAAAGGTAAAGGTTTGTCATTAGAAGAAGAAGAATTTTTAAAAAAACATAATGTTCCTATTTGACAAATAGATAGTATGAAAAAAATAAAATACATGTTTCCTAAAGCACATGCAGCTGCTTATGTTTTAATGGCATGATGAATAGCTTTTTATAAATTGAATTATCCTTTAGAATTTTATGCTTCATATTTAAGTATTAGACCTGATAATTATGAACTTGAAAGTATGATAGACGATAAATATGGTAATAAAGTACTTTTAAAATTAAAAGATTTGAAAAAACAAGAATCACAAAAAATTATCAGCAGCACACAAAAACAATTAATACCTGTTTTCGAAATAATACAAGAAATGTATGCAAGAGGGTTTAATATTGTTAATATTTCATTAGAAAAATCATTAGCAAATGATTGAATAATTGATAATAAAAACAAATGTTTAATACCACCTTTTATTGCTGTTACTCAATTAGGTCAAGCTGCGGCTGAATCCATTGTACAAGCTCGTAGAGAAAGTAATTTTATTTCTATAGAGGATTTTAAGAAAAGAACTAAAATTAATTCAACTCTTTTAAAAAGATTAAAAGATCTTGGTGTTTTTAAAAATTTAGATGAAACTAATCAAATGACATTGTTTTAA
- a CDS encoding MG284/MPN403 family protein: MLIYKRVEKICKLELMRAKVKYYDQKTTRKKELEHFFTYNTKRALNCISETDRFIILNQYLSLNVDPYWYKKYFSRTTYYKLRAKAVKEFNDYL; encoded by the coding sequence ATGCTGATTTATAAAAGAGTTGAAAAAATTTGTAAATTAGAATTAATGAGAGCAAAAGTAAAATATTATGATCAAAAAACTACAAGAAAAAAAGAATTAGAACATTTTTTCACATATAATACAAAACGAGCTTTGAATTGTATATCAGAAACTGATAGATTTATAATACTTAATCAGTATTTATCATTAAATGTAGATCCTTATTGATATAAAAAATATTTTTCCAGAACTACATATTATAAACTTAGAGCAAAAGCAGTAAAAGAATTTAATGATTATTTATAA
- the proS gene encoding proline--tRNA ligase, with protein sequence MKLLKNITPIEEDFAKWYTDVVKQGNLIDYGPVKGTIIYKPNSFGIWELIQKNLNKIFKEKNVQNVYLPLFITEKLFNTEKEHVKGFNPELATVTYVGDKKLEEKIFIRPTSEVLFANLFKNSIESHKDLPIIYNQWVNVVRWEKTTNPFLRGREFLWQEGHTCHSKPMEARQFTKMMISIYAKFLKNYLAIPTIIGKKTAYEKFAGACSTYTVEAMMKDGKALQAGTSHYLAQNFSKQFNISFKNENNERDYVYQTSWGVSTRLLGAIIMTHGDNRGIIVPPKVAPIQISIIELFSNKNPEIHKVALNIKKELSKQYRVFLDDTDKNPGFKASNSEIQGIPIRIEIGPKDIENKSVTVVRRDTLEKQNISIDKLKHEIKIILESIHNNLYENAKKRLNENTVILTNYQDFKIAINNKKFVIAPFCCSGKIEEKIKEETGATTRCIPKKINKPFKKVKCIYPECKILTNRYVVFAKSY encoded by the coding sequence ATGAAATTATTGAAAAATATAACTCCTATTGAAGAAGATTTTGCAAAATGATATACTGATGTTGTTAAACAGGGCAATTTAATTGATTATGGTCCTGTTAAGGGCACAATTATTTACAAACCTAATTCATTTGGTATTTGAGAATTAATACAAAAAAACTTAAACAAAATTTTTAAAGAAAAAAATGTTCAAAACGTTTATTTACCGTTATTTATAACTGAAAAATTATTCAATACTGAAAAGGAACATGTAAAAGGCTTTAATCCAGAATTGGCAACAGTTACTTATGTAGGTGATAAAAAATTAGAAGAAAAAATATTTATAAGACCTACTTCAGAAGTACTTTTTGCTAATTTATTTAAAAATTCTATTGAATCTCATAAGGATTTACCAATCATATATAATCAATGAGTCAATGTAGTTAGATGAGAAAAAACTACTAACCCTTTTCTAAGAGGAAGAGAATTTTTATGACAAGAAGGACATACTTGTCATTCTAAACCTATGGAGGCAAGGCAGTTTACAAAAATGATGATATCTATTTACGCTAAGTTTTTAAAAAATTACTTAGCTATTCCAACAATAATAGGAAAAAAAACAGCCTATGAAAAATTTGCCGGTGCTTGTTCTACATACACTGTGGAAGCCATGATGAAAGATGGTAAAGCCTTACAAGCTGGTACAAGTCATTACTTAGCTCAAAATTTTTCTAAACAATTTAATATATCTTTTAAAAATGAAAATAATGAGAGAGATTATGTGTATCAAACTTCATGAGGAGTGTCAACAAGATTATTAGGAGCAATAATAATGACTCATGGAGATAATAGAGGTATTATAGTACCTCCTAAAGTAGCTCCAATACAAATATCAATTATTGAATTATTTTCAAATAAAAATCCTGAAATTCATAAGGTTGCTTTAAATATTAAAAAAGAACTAAGTAAACAATACCGTGTTTTTTTAGATGATACAGATAAAAATCCTGGATTTAAAGCTTCTAATTCTGAAATACAAGGAATACCAATTAGAATCGAAATAGGACCCAAAGATATTGAAAATAAATCGGTAACTGTTGTAAGAAGAGATACACTGGAAAAACAAAATATATCTATAGATAAATTAAAACATGAAATAAAAATAATTTTAGAATCCATTCATAATAATTTATATGAAAATGCCAAAAAAAGATTAAATGAAAATACAGTTATATTAACTAATTATCAGGATTTTAAAATAGCAATTAATAATAAAAAATTCGTAATTGCTCCGTTTTGTTGTTCTGGAAAAATAGAAGAAAAAATTAAAGAAGAAACAGGTGCTACCACCAGATGTATTCCTAAAAAAATTAATAAACCATTTAAAAAAGTTAAATGTATTTATCCAGAATGTAAAATATTAACAAATAGATATGTAGTATTTGCTAAATCTTACTAA
- a CDS encoding aminopeptidase P family protein, whose amino-acid sequence MNLKRLNKIFDNEKIDALVSSSPQTRLWYSKVQTSDGYIIIEKDKAYLFVDSRYIEYAKKYAKNVEVVLLKNSLTLKDFFENKKYKKIALEKDYLVYQEYEYLKNIINPNEIVFIYGQDLRIIKSKEEIEIMQKTIDISLKSYEELLKWVKPGMTEKEVAARLNYLMKLNGADKESFDEIVATSKNSAEPHHHPTDDILIEGELLKIDFGALYKGYSADITRTIILGGDKKVNNPELLKIKKIVEKAAKLGRDAVKPGIYASEIDKICRDYIIEQGYGKYFVHSTGHGLGIDVHEKPGVSKFSDVILEPGMIITVEPGIYIEGLGGARNEDDVLVTETGRYVFSQSNEKS is encoded by the coding sequence ATGAATTTAAAAAGGTTAAATAAAATATTCGATAATGAAAAAATAGATGCGTTAGTTTCATCTTCTCCACAAACTAGATTATGATATTCTAAAGTTCAAACATCTGATGGATACATTATTATAGAAAAAGACAAAGCGTATTTATTTGTTGATTCACGATATATAGAATATGCAAAAAAATATGCAAAAAATGTTGAAGTAGTTTTACTTAAAAATTCATTAACATTAAAAGATTTTTTTGAGAATAAAAAATATAAAAAAATCGCTCTTGAAAAAGATTATTTAGTTTATCAAGAATATGAATATTTAAAAAATATAATTAACCCAAATGAAATTGTTTTTATTTATGGACAAGATTTAAGAATTATTAAATCAAAAGAAGAAATTGAAATAATGCAAAAAACCATCGACATTTCATTAAAATCATATGAAGAATTATTAAAATGAGTTAAACCAGGAATGACAGAAAAAGAAGTAGCTGCTAGACTTAATTATTTAATGAAATTAAATGGAGCTGATAAAGAAAGTTTTGATGAGATTGTGGCAACATCAAAAAATTCCGCTGAACCTCATCATCACCCTACTGATGATATTTTAATAGAAGGAGAATTATTAAAAATTGATTTTGGTGCGTTATATAAAGGATATAGTGCAGATATTACAAGAACTATTATATTAGGTGGAGATAAAAAAGTTAACAATCCTGAATTACTAAAAATTAAAAAAATAGTTGAAAAAGCAGCAAAATTAGGAAGAGATGCCGTGAAACCTGGTATTTATGCAAGTGAAATAGATAAAATTTGCAGAGATTATATTATCGAACAAGGCTATGGAAAATATTTTGTGCATTCAACTGGACATGGTTTAGGTATAGATGTTCATGAAAAACCAGGAGTATCTAAATTTTCAGATGTAATATTAGAGCCTGGTATGATAATAACTGTAGAACCCGGTATTTATATTGAAGGTTTAGGTGGTGCAAGGAATGAAGATGATGTATTAGTTACAGAAACTGGTAGATATGTGTTTTCTCAATCTAATGAAAAATCTTAA
- the era gene encoding GTPase Era: MKIGLFTIIGRPNVGKSSLLNSILNYDLSIVSNTVQTTRDTITGIYNENETQLVFLDTPGIHKPLNLLGEQLNKAAFSSMEDIDCVLFLSPINEPIGKGDLIILEKILKFENKIAVITKLDLAKHPNEIEKKLKELEKFNFKYITSLSQRNLSSIKSLIDLLKTFTYEGQPYYEDDYITDKSMRFIAKEVIRESAINFLHDELPHSIATEVLEFNEHDELIEINALIYVKKDSQKGMLIGKNGTMIKQIGILSRKKMQNLFNKKVTLNLKVKVAKNWVDNNKILKKLDYM; the protein is encoded by the coding sequence ATGAAAATCGGATTATTTACAATTATAGGAAGACCAAACGTTGGTAAATCTTCTTTATTAAATTCAATTTTAAATTATGATTTGTCAATTGTCTCTAATACTGTTCAAACAACAAGAGATACAATAACAGGAATTTATAATGAAAATGAAACACAATTAGTATTTCTTGATACTCCAGGTATACATAAACCTTTGAACTTATTAGGCGAGCAATTAAATAAAGCAGCTTTTTCTTCGATGGAAGATATAGATTGTGTTTTGTTTTTATCGCCAATAAACGAGCCTATTGGTAAAGGCGATTTAATAATATTAGAAAAAATCTTAAAATTTGAAAATAAAATAGCAGTTATAACTAAATTAGATCTTGCTAAGCATCCTAATGAAATAGAAAAAAAATTAAAAGAATTAGAAAAATTTAATTTTAAATATATTACTTCTTTATCTCAACGTAATTTATCTTCTATAAAAAGTTTAATAGATTTATTAAAAACTTTTACTTATGAAGGACAACCATACTATGAAGACGATTATATAACAGATAAATCTATGAGATTTATAGCAAAGGAAGTAATAAGAGAATCAGCAATTAATTTTTTACATGATGAATTACCGCACTCTATAGCAACTGAAGTTTTAGAATTTAATGAACATGATGAATTAATTGAAATTAACGCACTTATATATGTAAAAAAAGATTCACAAAAAGGTATGCTTATTGGTAAAAACGGAACAATGATTAAACAAATTGGAATATTATCAAGAAAAAAAATGCAAAATCTTTTTAACAAAAAAGTAACTCTTAATTTAAAGGTGAAAGTTGCTAAAAATTGAGTTGATAATAATAAAATATTAAAAAAATTAGATTATATGTAA
- the cdd gene encoding cytidine deaminase, which yields MNKITKLQELLTKAYCPWSKFQVAAIAVDNEGKEFYGVNVENAAFPSGLCAERSALFGSVAYGGIVGNFKELHIMASVDKPTSPCAGCRQVITEFMPDDALVTLYSRSGNQKVVFSVKELVPMPIRAEQIK from the coding sequence ATGAATAAAATAACAAAATTGCAAGAATTGTTAACAAAAGCATATTGTCCATGATCAAAATTTCAAGTTGCAGCAATTGCTGTTGATAATGAAGGCAAAGAATTTTATGGAGTTAATGTAGAAAACGCTGCATTTCCTTCTGGATTATGTGCAGAAAGATCTGCTTTATTTGGTTCGGTAGCATATGGTGGAATTGTTGGGAACTTTAAAGAATTACATATTATGGCTTCTGTAGATAAACCTACTTCGCCATGTGCAGGATGTAGACAGGTAATTACAGAATTTATGCCAGATGATGCGCTTGTAACTTTATATAGTAGAAGCGGAAATCAAAAAGTTGTATTTTCTGTTAAAGAATTAGTTCCTATGCCAATAAGAGCAGAACAAATTAAATAA
- the ybeY gene encoding rRNA maturation RNase YbeY, producing the protein MVELNIETNDSQFEFYEEFKLILNNLKNYFKLNQIVSVDVTIVDNHEIQKLNKKYRGKDYPTDILSFSFSENQIYKNLPVLPLGELIISDEKVKEQAVNFNHSIKREYCYLFTHGLVHLMGYDHEEENERIIMNKIVEDIFSPLGITREHE; encoded by the coding sequence ATGGTTGAATTAAATATAGAAACAAATGATAGTCAATTTGAATTTTATGAAGAATTCAAATTGATTTTGAACAATTTGAAAAATTATTTTAAATTAAATCAAATTGTTTCAGTTGATGTAACAATTGTTGATAACCATGAAATACAAAAATTAAATAAAAAATATAGAGGCAAAGATTATCCTACAGATATTTTATCTTTTAGTTTTTCAGAAAATCAAATTTATAAGAATCTTCCAGTATTGCCCTTAGGTGAACTAATTATAAGCGATGAAAAGGTAAAAGAACAAGCTGTGAATTTCAATCATTCAATTAAAAGGGAATATTGTTATTTATTTACCCATGGATTAGTTCATCTAATGGGGTATGATCATGAAGAAGAAAATGAAAGAATTATTATGAATAAAATAGTGGAAGATATTTTTTCGCCTTTAGGAATAACGAGGGAACATGAATAA
- a CDS encoding MAG1140 family protein produces the protein MERLTRLNKYLIFFLVLIFILSIAIIIFICFYKIEKTKMIKLQINDFKNQKLLGSQELINEVNVNDFIRLKLQSQIYNVKIKNIQLINNYVEITFYDFPNNWKILNNLEIDGWIILDKISIFKALFNF, from the coding sequence TTGGAGAGATTAACAAGATTAAATAAATATTTAATATTTTTTCTAGTTTTAATTTTTATTTTATCTATTGCAATAATTATTTTTATTTGTTTTTATAAAATTGAAAAAACAAAAATGATAAAACTTCAAATTAATGATTTTAAAAATCAAAAATTATTAGGCTCGCAAGAGTTAATTAATGAAGTTAATGTAAATGATTTTATTAGATTAAAATTACAATCACAAATTTACAATGTAAAAATAAAAAATATACAGTTGATTAATAATTATGTTGAAATAACATTTTATGATTTTCCTAATAATTGAAAAATTTTAAATAATTTAGAAATAGATGGATGAATAATTTTAGATAAAATATCTATATTCAAGGCATTATTTAATTTTTAA